Genomic segment of Bacilli bacterium:
CGATTGCATTCCGCCAATCCGGATCGCCGACCATTTGCCGCATCAACTCCGCGGCATGGTGGATATCCGGTTCCGCCCATATTTGCGGCGCTTTATAGGGGCCGACATCATGGCCGATCTGCGTCAGATTGTAGTTCACAATGGCGGAGTTCATATGATTCATGAAATCCATATTCCCCGACCATCCCGTGGCAATGACCGGCTTGCCAAAATACATCGCTTCGGCGATCACCAAACCGAAACCCTCCGCCCGATGCAGCGATACGAAGCAAT
This window contains:
- a CDS encoding glycosyltransferase, which translates into the protein CFVSLHRAEGFGLVIAEAMYFGKPVIATGWSGNMDFMNHMNSAIVNYNLTQIGHDVGPYKAPQIWAEPDIHHAAELMRQMVGDPDWRNAIAQAGRQTINQHYSPEAVGNRMRQRLQKNGLI